The Kwoniella newhampshirensis strain CBS 13917 chromosome 2, whole genome shotgun sequence DNA segment GGTATGTTGTGTTTCCCCCACCTATCCCATCCCCATTCCGTCCATaccaatctctcttcccggtattccttcttccttcaaCAGTAGAATCAGTGAGCTAAATGCGATGTCGGGTGATAGGCGGTGGTACAGGCATCGGTCTCATGCAGACTCTCGCCATGGTAGAGAATGGCGCCAAGGTGTTCATTGTTTCGAGAAACGAGGAGAAACTGAAAGATGTCGCTGAGAAATATGGCGGGGATGGGAAATCAAAGGGTGAAATCATACCGTAAGTAATCACCATCATTCGTGTGGATAGTAGTCTGAATCGTTGGAATACTTGGGCGCTGATTCTGTTGGTATCGATCAGACTTGCTGGAGATATCACGTCAAAGGAGGGCATCGCAAAGGTAGTTGCGGAGATTGAGAAGCAGTCACCAGGCGGTATCAACGTTCTGTACGTTCTTCGCTTTTCTGCTCGCTTCAGTCAAACCAATCCCTCCACGACCTGGCACTAGATTACTTTGCTGACCTTTGAGTCGACCTCATACAGTTTCAACAACGCCGGTATCGCTGGTGAAGGTTCTCGAGAGGGATACGAGGatgtcaagaaggacaaTCCCGAGCAGTACTCCAAGCAGCTCCTCCAGAGCGAGTTTAGCGAGTGGAACGATATTCTCAACACCAACGTCGTTGCATACTACGTGAGTTTTCTCTGCCGCCGAAACTTTCTCACTACCACTCTTTgcatctcgctctttccTCTATCATGTTCCTTGCTACACTATATCTCGTCTGCGAGCCTTGCTAATAGCCGACTCGCCTTGTAGTTCGTCGCATCTGCCTTCATTCCCTTGCTCAGCGCCGGGGCGAAAAGCACCAAAGGCTACGCCTCCcagatcatcaacaccTCTTCCATTTCGGGACTGCTCAAGTCTGCTTCAGGCGGCCAATTCGCATATGCTGCCAGTAAGGCGGCTGTCGTCCAGGTAAGTACGGAGCATGAACGGTGTTTCAATCTACTTTCGAGGTGCTGATGATTCTCCTGGCCTGCTTAGATGAGCAAGGTCATGGCGAGCGAATACCTGCCATTGAAGATCAGAGTCAACCAAATCGCTGTGAGTCTGATCACCCAGATCACAGCCCTCAGCTCTGTGCTCATTTTTCCGTATGACACAGCCCGGTATCTTCCCTTCCGAAATGACTGCAGGCGACTCTGATCCCGACTCACACAAGAACGATCTCTCTGATACCGAAAAGGGCAAAGGTCTTCCTTCTGGTCGACCAGGTGACGAGAAAGACATGGCAGCGGCTACCCTGTATTTGGCAAGTTATGCCGGTGTTTTGTGAGTTGTCTTTTTCTGTCTCACAGTCAAGAACAATGCGCTGATGACTGTGGGGTGATTTAGCGTAAACGGCCAGTTTATCGCTCCAGACGGAGGTGCCACGGTTGCTTCCCCTAGTTCAATCTAACAGGCTGAGATGCAAGTCACGGAGAAGTGAAACCAAAGTCATGTAGCCATAGTCGCCATTTGATGTATGCGAATGTAGTCACTACAGCTATAGGGAGAAGATTGTAGCTCGGTCGGTCGTTGGCGAATTAGATCCGGATCATCCGGCAATGTGCAGATTCCGTTTGATCCGTTCGCAACTATCAGCGTTTTCAGTCTCTGGATATCTGTTCGTCTATAAATTCTACTCACATCCTGTTCCCCAACTATTCTGATGTGCTGAGGGCCTCTCGACGAGCATCTCATATCAGCAGtgtctgatctgatcaaaGCCGGATCTTCGACTCGATTGCGTCATAAACATGATGTTCCTTTGACCCTTCTACGACAGATCTTCCttttccacctcgtcttcctaTAACCACCCTCTCAAGGTGTCAGTCAAGATGGGCCGAACGATATCAGCATACGACATTGAGCCTCTCTATCCTCTTTGACTTTCGATTATCGTTCTCAGAGTATCCATCAGAGTCTCTCGTTTTCATACGTATCATTACTATATCTCATTGTATCCAGTCAACACGATTGCATCCTCAACTACATCGACTCGGCATGTGCATCGCATTCTTCGCTCTGTCTCTTCCGGGTTACAAGCTGTATGTACTagtcatctctcctctctctttctctctttctggTCGGGGGAACATATTCATTCCCTGATCTCCAAAATCCTGCGAGATGGTAGAGAGGATTTAGCTTACTTTTGATTATATCCTCAGCGTCTTAGCTTCGAATCGAGACGAGTTCATCGATAGACCTACTCTTCCCGCTCAATGGCACGATTTCGACGCTTCGATTCCCGAAGGATCAGGTCAAAGCACCGTCGCCTCGGAAGGGAGAGTGACCGGTTCGGTGTTATCAGGGTTGGATAGGGGTAAGCAGGAAGGCGGGACTTGGCTGGGGATCACGAGAGACTTGAGAGTAGGACTCTTGTGAGTGTATGATCCCTCGTCAGGAGGATCGTCTGTGTGTCTAGATGATTGTGCTGAGCCTCCCGCTCGATCTCAGGACGAATGTCCGTCTCACACCGCCTGCACCACCATTGAGACCGGCCCGAAATCCACCTTCACGaggtcttcttctcaaatccttcctttctcctcatcctcctcctcctccttcgtcatcacccGAGAAGACCCAAGGCGCTACCAACGCACATGGGGCGCTTACACCAGAACTGGGGGTGCACGATTACCTCGCATCATACCTTCCTACGGCGGGAGAGTATGAAGGGTtcaacctccttctcttctctctcggtAGGAAAGGGGTCGAGCCGGAAGTTGGATATCTGACGAATCGACCTGTGCCGAGCTTCACGGATCTGCAAGTTCCACATACTCGACGCGCGCAGACTGAAAGAGAACATGATCCTGTCGCAGACAGCAACCACCTAAACATCAAGTCAGGTTCCTTATCGTCCGCTCAATGCTTTGGGTTGTCCAATTCACCGATGAGTCAACCGTGGCCCAAAGTCGTAGATGGGGAAAAGAGGATGGTCCAGACACTGAAAGAGTGGAACGAGGCAGGACGaggggatgagagagattTGGTGGAGAGAATGTTCAAATTGTTGAGGTATGTATGTCTCCAAATCTGGATTGTCTTGAACGAGCCTTCTGCTCTGCAACGTACTTGGACATGGAGTGAGATTTACATGCGTCTGATACTCTCAACCCCTCACTTACACAGCCACCAAGTCCCAGTCACCTCCCCTGATTTGTCACACACAACGACAGTACCACTCCTCGACGTACCGAGCGAACTGCCCAACAATGCGAGTAGGGGATATGGGACCAGAACAGCTACCGTCATTCTGGTCAAAGAGGACGGGAAGACGACGTTCgtggagagggatgtgTTGGTGTTGGATGATAAGGGAGAAGCGAGGAGAGGTGATGCGGAGAGATGGTATGAGTTTGAGGCGGAGATTTAGAGTGATAGCTACGGTCGCGGAGCATTTTGTTCAATAGATGGTGGAAGCAGCAGCACATATCTTGTGAAGTGTCATGTATCGGACATGGTTTCTAGTTCGGCTGAGTTGAGGACACATTCTAAAGGAAAGACCCCAAGCACTGGAGCGGTTCAACAGCCTTAACGCTCAGGTCGCACAAACACCTCGATCTGCTGGTTGGTCGTTCACGCATATTCCCGAGCTCATATCACAATCAGATTCCCAGAGTCGTTGAAGCCATGCATGACGCCAAAATACAGCCTTTCCTCCCTACTCCCGACACCTTCGCTGCGCCGTAGAGTCGAACGAAAAAGAATCTAACAAGCCGCATCCACCGATTAGATGAAACCGATCTGAAGACGGACGAAGAAAATAGAACGTCAGCATAGCTCGTGGGTGAACTCGAACTTGGACTTGTAGCGACGCAACATACCTTGTTGGCGACCTCAAGAGCGTCGAAGTCGGCGGTCAATCGAACGtaagccttcttctttccgtCCGGTCTGCGTAGGGTAAAAACAGGTCAGCGGCCAGTCTGAAAAAAAAAGGACATGTATGCCAATCGGGCTAGGACGTCCGCGCTGCGCCGAGATACGAGCAACTCACCGGATAAGGGTGTTGACCTTTGCGGCCTCAACATCGTAGAGCTTCTTGACGGCATCCTTGATGTTCCTCTTGTTCGCCTTGAGATCaacgatgaagacgagggtgTTGtgctcctcgatcttcttcatggCAGACTCGGTGTTCAGAGGGTGTTGGATCGTCCTGAACTGGTCCATTCGGGGCAAGTGGGGGACGGACTTTCGGGGATACCTGGGGGTTCGGGGGAGTCGGAGGGTGTTGGGTCGGTGGAAGGTGACGGAGGTTCGGACCTTTCGGACAGAGTGGGAAGAAGTGCCCTTGAGAGCGGCCTTTTTGGCAGACTTGGCCTTGGCATCTTGGGGCTTGGCCGCGGCTACGCAGAGAGAGTATCGTCAGCACGACGTCTACGACAGAGACGCAGCCCCTGAGAGATGCGAATAGCACGACACCGGGAGAAGCGATATCCCACCTAGCCATCACAGAGCACAGAGACTCTATGATGGCCA contains these protein-coding regions:
- a CDS encoding 60S ribosomal protein uL23, which gives rise to MAPSKNAGKAAAKPQDAKAKSAKKAALKGTSSHSVRKVRTSVTFHRPNTLRLPRTPRYPRKSVPHLPRMDQFRTIQHPLNTESAMKKIEEHNTLVFIVDLKANKRNIKDAVKKLYDVEAAKVNTLIRPDGKKKAYVRLTADFDALEVANKIGFI